In the Gossypium arboreum isolate Shixiya-1 chromosome 10, ASM2569848v2, whole genome shotgun sequence genome, one interval contains:
- the LOC128282087 gene encoding uncharacterized protein LOC128282087, whose amino-acid sequence MTEGCFKCGFKDHLIRDCPEHREGSQAQTTTPIQVRAGARGRGRGRGGETRQVRQRTLAHTVGTQDKTGALARVYSVRKPHEQGATDVITKHKANIEFELKKVTLQSSEGKKVVVVGDGAQFMSNVVSTIKLEKMFRKGYEAYLAFVMGSQDMEKRKKDSNMRMCIDYKQLNKLTVKNSYYQLKVKESNMLKTAFRTRYGHYEFLVMPFGLENAPAAFMDPMN is encoded by the exons ATGACTGAaggttgtttcaagtgtggttttAAGGACCACTTGATTAGAGATTGTCCAGAACATCGGGAGGGTTCGCAAGCTCAGACTACAACCCCTATTCAAGTGCGAGCTGGTGCCCGTGGTCGAGGAAGAGGTAGAGGTGGAGAAACAAGGCAAGTTAGGCAACGAACATTAGCTCACACTGTTGGGACTCAAGATAAGACAGGAGCCCTCGCACGAGTCTATTCTGTGAGGAAACCCCATGAGCAAGGTGCCACTGATGTTATTACAA AGCATAAGGCCAATATCGAATTTGAGCTGAAGAAAGTTACCTTGCAAAGTAGTGAAGGCAAGAAAGTTGTTGTGGTTGGTGATGGAGCACAGTTTATGTCTAATGTAGTCTCGACGATAAAGTTAGAAAAGATGTTTAGGAAAGGCTATGAAGCCTATCTCGCTTTTGTGATGGGTTCACAGGATATGGAGAAAAGG aagaaggatagtaacatgaggatgtgcatcgactacaAGCAGTTGAATAAATTGACTGTAAAAAACAG TTACTACCAACTCAAGGTGAAGGAGTCTAATATGTTGAAGACagcattcagaacaaggtatgggcactatgagtttctagtgatgccctTTGGGTTAGAAAATGCACCTGCTGCATTTATGGACCCAATGAACTGA